AGCAACAAGCCCATGCATTGCAGACATGGGTAGCAGTTCATCTTACATGTGAAGCCTAACGGCTACATATGTTTTACGCCACCCAATTTGTCATAGGTTACGGGTATTAAGCACACATCAGGAAAGAATGaaccttgcatgtgcttataagtaattaggTTATTCCGGTTCATTGTACTAGACGTTCAAGCTTGCAACCTTGTTCTCAAGGTGACTCAAATGCGCTTGAGCGTGTGCACCAAACATTTTAGCATGCGACAGAATTCTAATTATTCAGGGGTAGGAAAACACTACAttggaaaattaataaaaaatattacaaGAATTTTCCATTCCTACTTGTACCGATGTCTTTTGCAAGAAAATTTAACACATGTCATGATAAGATGCAAGTTTTAGGATAGCATGGGCTGCTGATCCGTCTCTCTGAATCTCGCACAAAAAGAACTAGTAGTTCAGATTTATTTCATTATTAAAAAAAGGTTCTTTGCTTGCTTGCAAAAATTGAGCAAGTTCTTAGCTTCTTTTGCCACTCACCATATGAGTATTAATTCAGGAAATATCAATTTGCTGCTTATCTCATTCATAAGGGTTGAAGTCACCATATGCGTATTAATTCAGGAAATATCAATGTGCTGCTGATCTCAttcagattttattttataaatgcaAAGCTTGTATTACAAGGTAGCTGCATAACAGCAAAACTAAACAAGTACAATAACACAACACAAAATCTCAAGATAATAAAGTTACAATCCATGTAGGACTTTATTATATACTCATAAATACCTTTCTACGCTAATCATCACTTATTTGGAAGGGGAAACGAGCTAATCTAGCTTTAGGGAACAATAGAAGGAAATGGCTTCCCAAGGAATGGATGTGGAGGAAATGGCGGCTTCTTGAATGTTGGAATCGGCTTCTTGAAAACAGGATGGGGAAACGGCTTCTTGTAAACTGGAATTGGTGGAGGAAGTGGCTTCTTGTAAACAGGAATAGGTGGTAGAATtggcttcttgaattttggaAGTGGAGGAAGAAATGGCTTCTTCAGAAATGGCTTTACTTCCACAACCGGAACCGGCGGATAATCAGGCTTCTTAAAGGGAGGAATCTTGAAGACCGGAACTGGTGGCGGGAGTGGCTTCTTGTAGATTGGGATGTGGGGTGGCAATGGCTTCTTGAAAAAGGGCTCTGGTGGAAATGGCTTCTTTACAATGGGAATCTTAGGGAGAGGTGGCTTCTTGAAGAATGGCTTGTGTGGAAGCACTTTAAATTTCTCTTCTTCATTGACTTCTGCGGCTTCTGCTTTTTGCAACTCTTCATTATGGACATAGTATAGACACAGAGACATGCATAAGATTATTACGTATgaggaaaaaaacaaatatatgatTAACTAATAACGAAGACTACATCAAAATGATTATTAAAAAACTACTACTTAATCACACATTAGACTAATGGAAAAGGGAACTAACATTAGTTTTGAAATTGTTTTTTGCTATATATATTTACTCATGTATAGGGAGATTTAACTGGCGGTTCACTCAGCAATGTATTCCAAATGTTTTGAACCATGTAGTATTTACTATTTATGTCTTCTCTAAAAAATTAACGTTGCTGAAAACCATGCAAATACAAAACCATTTaaccattaaattaaattcttgTCATTTTAATGTTTCTTTGAAATACTTGGTTTTTCTTAAAGGAAACtctctatatatgtatatagatTACCTGAAAAAGCTTTGGCTGCTGCTTGTTCTCTAGCTACCTCAATGGTCTCTCCATTGGTATAGCAGAAGCTTGCAGCAAAGAAGCAGAACCAGAGACCCAGAAGAGCCCCTTGGAAAGCAACAGAAATCTGCATTGAGAATTAAGCCCTTTCTAATGCTACCGCTGGATATACTAACAGTGCAAAAGTGCTTAATCCAAACGTATCGTTTGGTTTTGGTGCTTTTTATCAGCTCCTCGGGCCTTGTTATATATAGCATGTTTGATGAGCTGCCTGGGAGGCTTAGGCCTTGTTCATTAATTGAGGGTTTGACATTAATATTGGAAAACGGTGTTAGGACTGTAGAATGATGCAACGTTCCAGCAGTGAGTATTCAAGTGTTACTCAACATGTCATGATactagttaaaaaaataatatatttttccgtGTCCCTCTACTTATTTTAAAACATTTAGAATATCCGTTTAAATACTGAGaacttaaaaaaatttctccatacTCACCGGCTTTGCAGCTcaatgattattattattattgaatgGGATTCTACATCCCTAACTGTTACCAGTACTATTTAGCTGTTTTGCTTTTCCAATTTTGTCAACCGGAATTAATGCTGAGAGAGACTAATTTGAGGCCTTTTCAGATCAACTCTGTTGAAATATAACATGGCCGGTATGCTACTATCAACCTAACATTTTCTTTTATCAACGCTAGAGGATTGATTTAAACTTGAGAGTTGGGACATATTCTACTTTCTAAcactaagaagaaaaatatcctaacacaattttttttaatgaaatgatgaaaatggATTAGGCAAGTCTAACTACACATAAGATTTGGTTGTCGGACTACAACGATAGCCTTATCCTCTAAACTCGCACAAGACGGTTAGAAAGAACCAAGATCCCAAAATTAGCTATCAACTACAAAGTAAGTTACTTCCCTTGAATTACTTATTCCTCAGCCCAACATATTAGCTTATCAACTCCCTGaacaatataatataataagGCATATTTGATATTTGGGATTGAATTACAATACATAACCCATTATATTTAAGGCATATTGAAGGTTTAGGGTCTAGAGTATAAGAAGAAAATTTATACCTTCAATACTATATGCAATGATCACTCATTAAGAAAACTTATACTTTCAATCCTCTTACAAATTGGTAGGATCCAGGTCCTATTTTATCCCCTCAAAATGAGACCTATCCCTTGCATATAGCGGTTTTGTACCTATATACAAGGTATATTTACCTTGACCTTCGATATACCTTTCATTTTGTAGGGATTAAAAGAGGACCAAGCAAGAGAAACTAACCCCTTCGGATCCTACCATTTTGTTGGAGGATGGAAACGTATAAATTTTCTTAATCAATAATCCATCTTTTATGTTTAAGTTGaacacaaaattttcatttctttacTTCAACACACTTTGAACTTGAATAATATGAGTTATCTATTTCAATCAATCCTACAAACCAAACGatgtctaaattttttttctaaacatAACCTGTGATACATGAtcccataaaaataaatatattttggtTCAGTCATTTGTTCGTATAATCTCAGTAAAAGGCTTTACTGCAAGTTGGTCCCATTTTGGCATTTGGATGTCAAAGTTTACAAACCAAAGCATAACTAGTGATGCTTCGAGGGAAAAAGGTTAGTGATgcattaaatttaattattatttttccatGTTGGAAGAGGTCCCATGCATATTCCTATACGTTCCATCCCCTTGTTTAGAAACTGGGAAATGATAACTAGGAaccatcttttattttctttccaatGTCTAGTTTGAGTTTCTGTACTAATACACAAGAATATTTTTGAATGTCttcgatattatttacattaaaataTCATTAAGGAGTTAGGAGTTAGGAAGTGTAATAAATCTCATAATAGGCTAACCATAATTATTGGTTCAAAATTCGCGTTTGGAGAGAATCGAAACTAAAaattttcacttacaagtgaagagaaatatcactagtaCTAAGTATAGtaatttgtttcaaattcacttTCAAGCATATAATtagtgttcatccaagtatcTAACAAGTCTCTTTCAATTTATTTAAAAGATAAATGGAAAATAGAAAACTGtctattttttgtttaactAAGAATCACGACCTAGGCGGGTTCTTAAACGGGTCTAAGCACATGCCTTTCATTTCTTAAACGCCCAAAGTTTATTGTGGCGGTAGTCAGCCGCCTAGGTAGCGCTAGGCGGGCACTGCTTGTAATGAAAAGTAAATAAGCAAGTGTTTCATACTCATTTTCGATCCCTTAATTCGCGAACCAAATGGGTCCTAAGTATTACTCCTAAATAAAATTCAGCATGAACTAATCACATTGGTTATGTCAagaatcaagatcttagaattTGTTTTGACGTTATAGAATACAGCCTGTGCTCTGTTCCTTCCCCATACAACACTTGCAGAACTTCAAACAAACTCTGTTTATTACCTGTTCACAACTCGAAAACAAGAAAACCGTATGCCGATTTACCGGAGCTACCAAATGCAATCTAGAGGTCTAAGCAAGAAAATTGGATGATCAATGGTTCGTTATCAACTTCATTGATCATCTCTAGTCTCCACTAAATGGTTGAATATATCGATCCAATCCATTAAACAAATGTCGCCTCAGGAATTAATGAAGGTAAAGTTACAAGACTTTCCGTGTCCGTGTCCTGCATTCTATCTTTGCCAATCGACACTTTAAGCACTATCTGGGGTTAAATCCCAAACTCATATCTGTTTCAGCTTAAACAGACATCACTAAATTTGAATAAACTCAACTCCAGGTGCTATCGCATTCATTAGTTCTATAACTTTCTTATAATTTTCTAATACCTGGTGAGCAGGAGCTTGCAGGCGAGCTTGAGGTAGAGGCAGTTTTCCAAACAAAGAAGGCTAAGAGTGATAATGGCAGCTGAAGAACTGCAAGGATAAGTGCAATACAGCATGCTCTTGAAAAATTCTTTCTATTTCACGATAACATCTCTGAAGCTTGCTTAGATTGAACTCAAACACAACCATATTTCAAGATAACGTCTATTTTGAAATCAATCATTACGGAAAAACTGTGAACAAAACAAGCTGAAAAGAGCATTCAAGTTTAATGTTTAAACAGAGATAACGATCAGAATCAATATGGAAGCATATCAAGAAAACAATCCTTATCCTCCAGCAGATATGACGAAGTCAGGATACGACTAATCAACAACACATCAAAAAAAGCCTATAGGTCAGATAAAATGACAGCGAAGAAGAATACGCAAGCACAAGCAACGCCAGAAAGTTTAACAAACAGTAGAAACATGGAAAACACTACAAAACTAAACTTTTACACATCTCCACATTTCAGCTAGAGAACAGTTTCGATGAAAGGGATAGTACGAATGTTTcacattgaagaaacaaaacagCTATagtaacaaattgaaaaataccAAAGTTTCAGTACTGATTCAGTTTCCAACTTGAActattgataattaattatctaCACTGCCAGAGACAGCTGAATAATAGTTCAACAGAATACAAATTCATATCTGTTTTAAataggaataatcaggtttagGATAAATACTCAAACAGTTAAGCCTTCACTTCAACTTGTTTCGGTCCTTGCGGCAAAAATGCAGGTATCTCATTACGCACAGTAGATTTTTTCTTGTTCTCGTACAGTGGATTTGAAGTCAGTATCCTCAAACCGGAATTCCCTTTGATCTCCAAAACTTCAGGCAAGCCATTTGAACACCCCTTCGACATCCCTACATCAATCCGAATTGCTCTCTCGTTGCAAACACCATTAATCCCAAACTCTTGAATTGTATGACCCATAATCATCCTCTTTGCGCCCGGAATGGTAGCTAAAACATGTTCAAGTGCTGAGCAATCACACTTATCCTCGTATTCATGTGAAAACTTCCTCAGCCAAACCACAGAATTAGCACCACGACAATACTCAGGCGCGATTCTTCCCTTCAACCCATGAATCCACTCCCTCAACTCCTCATTGATCTTCTCCAGACCATATGAAACGTGTTGACCCAAAAGCCCGCCGTGGACGAAAACAGAGTCCCCCACAACCAACACAGCCACATTGTTGGACAAGAACCGCGACGAAATTGGACCCGATGGCCTCAATGCTGCAATTCTAGCCCTAAACCCATGAGCAAACTCTTCCTTCACATTCTTAAACCCTAAGGGCACCCCATCAAAGGGATCCTTCGGCTTTTCCAACCCTTTACAGAGCGATTTCATTCGGTTCCCAATGCAATACCAGTCAGCCCAAACCCTGAAGTCATCCAAACCCTTGCGGGTCACATACCTGAAATCTCCTTCCACATTCATGATCTCGTGGTTGCCGTGCATCGTAATCACCGTGCCGCCACACCTGGCGGCTTCTCGTTTCAATTTCTCGAGATAATAGAGGATTTTAATCTCGTCGCCGCCCCGGTCCAGCACGTCGCCAATCTGGACCACGGTGGTGGACCCTCCGACCCATTTACCAGACTCCGGGTCAACCAATTTAGCAAGCCTTAGCGATTCCTTGGTCTTCTCCAGGTCGCCGTGGAGATCGCCGATCGCGACCAACCGGTCCTGCGGGGGGTAATAGGTTTGGAGTGGTGGGCGCAAGGGCAGGGGATCGTTGGAACTGTGGCAGGCAGTGAGGGCATTTTGGTGATTTTGAGGGGAGACGGGAAGGGGATGATTGGGGGTTTGGGGCAAGAGGAAGAGGCCGCCGCTGACGGAGAAATCGACGAAGGTGTCGACGAAAGAGGAGAGGAGATTGGGAACGTCTTTGCATGACGTGAAGGAAGAGTcctctgctgctgctgctgctggtgcGGCGTCTTCTTTCATTTTTCCGCCACTGAGTCTTTTCTTTGCCGGTCCAATTGTAAAGACGGTTAAAGGGAGCTCACCATCGGTGATTTTGTTgtgattttaaaatgactggAAGGAGAGAAAATACGTTTCTAAAAAGCACATTTAAATGAGCTCTAAAACTTTTTATCATAACTGGATTAGAGCCAAGGGACACAACAAAGCCAGTTGTTACTCGACCACTATTAGGATCACCAACCTAATCAACATCGGTACGAACCTTCAAATCAATCGGTCCATACCGTGTAAGGGACCTAAGGATAATGCTAAgtagactaaatttataaactaacTTTGTAAATTAAGTGATGTGTCACTAAATCATACCATTaactttaatatcatttagtttacaaaaagTTAGTCATCCTAACATTACCCATATCGCAACATCCTCTTTATTGCAACAAATGAAATTGTTATTTAGATTTCAAAAATCTTAgtttacactccaaactttctataatttaaaaacaaaaacaaaaacaattttgaGGAATGTAggataagatttttggagtagTAGTAACAGTTCCACAAAACTACTATAATATTATCTTTAGATATCGGATTATTGTAGCGGTTTAATAAGCCATTATGTGGATAAAAGATATCCGACACATCATTCAGTTAGTGTCGGATAACAATGAAATCttatcggttatatccgacataaattcctAACGGATATTTAGTGTTGGATGCAACAgccataaaattattataaccgccagtatttttgaattattttaaaaaaaatatttttaacagATTTTGacggtttttaagttaatggtggcggttataaccaacataaattgactattttattattttagtttcttatggttattattttagtattctagcGGTTATAACAGACAgaaattgattattttattatttttacgccaaaattttttcaatttgttgttcATTGAGATTCCCGTGTGAGAGAAATGTCACAGGCCGATTCCGACATACGTCTAGGATCGACACATGACGTCACTAAGTATTCGTATCtctaacataccccgcctccggGATATGAGCAAACACAACTCATGATCCAACCACGTAGAAATTTTTCatacactttatggctgcatctaacctcctcgttagattgcctacgtaccctacatagggatcaagtcattcgtagttcatccAAATATTATCCTCAACTTTTATCACAGTACTTTTAAGTGAAAAATCATAGCACTCATCAATCAATTAATAGAACTTGACATGCTTGAAATTTCTAGGTTCAGGGTTACATAACAATCTCACACGACCATTAAtatttccacttcatccatcgcATAAATTATCATGTTTCTCCACATAAAAtgtaacattccacatcgcctaggggagtggatcctggaagccttatatgtatcttcccatctttacctagcacgaggcattttgggagctcaatggcttcgggttccatcggaactttgaagttaagcaagttcgtgTGAGAGCAATcctaagatgggtgacccattgagaagttgctcgtgagttctcagaaacaaaaccgtgagggcttgGTCAGGGCCtcaagcggacaatatcgtgctacggtggtggagcggccTCGGGAAATGATCCAACCCGGGCGGAGATGTGACATAAAATCACAATACATAGCATGTAACATATTAAAGAATCAACAAAGCACAATATTATTTTCTAGCCACATCGATCAActaaaacaaacatactaataATAATCATATCCAGTGTCGTTCCACAATCccatcaattaatcaattcatgaatcaaagatgcacGATCTTCTCATTTAATTACATTAATCAATCAATGCaataacatatcatttcacgAATTTAACAAAGGAACTCTATATAATTCCATACTTGGATTATGAGTAATAAACATGATAATTCTAATTTGTATTCACAAGATCTATTGTGAGTAATTctcattcactcgaatctagggttctagactaaTTTATGGGAATGAGCGAAAGcaaggattccggaccactcaacagaatccaacAACATCggattctggaccactcaatggaaccaAAATACCAAACGGTTTCTTGTAATCTACCCATACCTGACATATGTAAAATTAGTGTCTATATCAAGGGAATGGTGCACTGGCAAATCAGAACTCGGTTAAGCTACAAAGCtcgggtgagtgacaataatacaagtatgtgatattCAATAAAAAGAAAGGTCATCGATCACAGTTTATAGACCTCAAATATAAGTAAGTATGGAAACAAAGTCAAGTCTCTAACAACTCCGAAGGAGTCACCTAGACATCCAACGACTTTTCCCATTCAAACCACCAAGATTCTCAAAAACCATCGTTCATATGTACACTAAAAACTAAGGCTAGAGGGACGTAGTTCGGCCAAagcctacataagtaaccaaacaggAAGTGGCCACCCAAaatggattaaccaagcagagacACCCCTGAAaaagtaaccaagtaggcagtaacccccccaatgcggattaaccaagcaaagtCACTCCTACAGTTGTCAGTAAGTGATCACCCAATACGGATTAACCAAGTATGATCACTCCTAAGCATACATGGCCATAAAGATcgcccaacgcggattaaccaagagcgatccatatatagtatggtcacccaatgcggattaaccaagcagaaccactagtgaccccccaatgctgattaaccaagcagggtcaagATAATCAGGTAGATAGTGACCCCCCAatacggattaaccaagcagggctATAGTCCCTTACTAGCCCTTGATTACAAAACATTTCAATATGCAATTCGAATCACTTTTTCACAAATATTACCAATCCAtgaatcaaatcacatttaataaaaatagatcaatggccaattataaaagaatcacattttaacagaaaacacatttataaaaccatgTCATATCCACAAAGGATATTAATATAAAGAATCGCGTAATcacaatatcacatatattaaagtcactcaccgaAGACAAATCCGTAAAGCTTCACTGAGTCtctagtaatactaattttagtaattcaaaTAGTTCAAGACCTGTTGACCACAAGTTAACAGTGGGGTCTACACCCTAGCAATTTAATCTGAAAGATTCGCACATCACGATTTAGATCAGTAACTTCTTAAGGTCCACATTATGCTCaaagaacaacatactaaaatctcatcGCGATCCGACAGTtggatctccaccaattgcTAGAATTAGGTGGTGGTTAACAATTAATTTTACTAACTTAGAAATCTAATTCGTGAAGATCTGTACGTTGGATTCCTGATCCGTCAGTTCCTgttatcctcaaatattatattCTATAGGGTTTgataacgatccaacggtcggattgaTGATTCATATTTTGATCAAGTAATGTATCATAATGAAACTAACTTCAAACAATCAAAGTACATCATACAGATATCAATTATGGAATCAGGGCATCAAATTGAACTTAGGTAGACATCATCGAcccactggccacgcgccgccgtgggtggcggtcggccgccccgacttgccgaaaaattcaactattttaaaaaaaatcttcaaattttacaggaaagtagagttcaatgagaggaacaactttcatatctGGGCCGAAGTCCAATTCAGCCGGGAAACACCTCAAAACAACCTCGATCCGTCAGAAACCCTTGAAATTGTGTGCTTCGATTAGTCACATTCTCAACTCCATCGCGCCCATACTTGTTTGTGGTTTGCTCCTGGGTCCAAGAGAAACATTTTGGTGGTGGTAGTCATCGGAACACCTTTCAGAATTGGCGGATCACTGCCGTTCACCCCACGAAGCCCTCAGCTTCAATTCTCGCAAAATATGACCAAATTGATATCagttttttgatgaaaatggaaGAGGGAAGGTTGTGGGGTATTTCTCAGGTGTTTAATCAATGTAGTTGGCTAGAATTTGGCCGAGAAAGGAGTCGGAAACCCTTGTTTCCGTCGGGTTGAGAGGAACacccattttcctttctttcttttttctctctcttcttcttttctcttttccctccTTGTTCCTCCCTCTGATTGGATCTCCCCTTCCTTTTCTCTCTCGCACTCTCCATTCCTTCCTCTTCCCCATTGCCATCTGGTAGCTTCTCaactttttttaattctttttaacAACTAAAACGTCTCTAATTTCTTCGTTTCAGCTCCGATTCGCGAACGGTTTTCACCTACGCACTCTTAGGGTCGAGTTctacccaaaattttaaattgtaacCTCGGAAGGTCtacgaattttaaataattaatttctaaACTTTAAACTTCGTcattagtttaatttaaaatccaaattcaaataaattaatataaattcccgaaaagtaatataaaatctcaataatacaaatacgtagattataatagtgaaatccaagaacgggatttcacaagAAACCctagcaagttagtatataagcTGAGTTATCAACTTCTTTTTTCTCATTGTTGTCATTCCTCATAAGCCGTTTACCCCATCTCTCTCCACTttctcttgcaatttcttcCATTCCTCTTGCTTTCAGAAAAAACCTTACTCgctcgcaatcaaaaccaaAGCTTCcctttttttgtcaaaccaatCCGTCCAAGCCGAAAGCATCCATCGGTTCTCTCTGGTTTCGTATTGCAGCTCCATATTCTGAAACTTGCAAATCTGAACACAGATCTGCCTTCATTTCTTCGTAGACCCGAGTAGACATAGCATTCGTATCTTGTTTTTcgtgttcgtgtcatacccgatatttTAACGGGTagtgtcgtgtaacacctgttaaaataaacgggtaaaatgacccgacctgaAATCAACCTGATAATATTaataggtaatatgacccgacccgttacccgttaaggaaaatatattgtaaaccaataaataatcaaatgaaaaacataatactaaataagtatatacataccatattgtcacatccaaaacataaaaacacttttcttttaagtatattttcacttacctaaagtatttaatatttttttaattaatgtataaaaaaatatagaaaaaaatgtagaaacgctcgtaatgacaagctttacaactttcatgaagagcttaactttgtaattcaccactataatcatataaatcatagatcaaaatttaaccattgattgttgtttacatttacgcttcattgttctcatcaaattttgttttttttttcttcagattttctttttgaaaacttgatctattatagggtgcaggaagatgaacggtttggatcgttgatattatattcagagttttacggtaAGTAAAAATATTGcctgatgtttataaagtttctacaaactatatgacatcgattTATATTTCAGTTAAACATAAATATCGAAacatgatatcaaagatctgaaccgttcatcttcttacatccgccagatgatcatgttttcaaaaaagaaaatattaaaaatgaaattcagtaagaaaaataaagcgtaaatggcaaTTGACGgtttaatataaatttaaggtttatgaattatagtgttggatttcgaagctgaccccttcatgaaagttgtaaagtttgtcattatgagtgattgtatattttttttacattttttacacttatacaataataattattaattttattaatttttccctcaaataaaaaacattattcatgaaggtttggaggattttaaaaatctaaacgataatgtaagtgtaaccattatctactctgtcacagcccgttccaaaatattacattcgtggctgtgaatggacgaaattgcccttaagaaatactaagtatgtgaagctcaagttgataattatctaggttcctaagttttgaaaataaaatggaatttaataaggatggaacttagatttttaggttaaaattttgtggtttggagttggggattggaaaaggaccacgtgggatccccacacccctcaatcctctccctattttctgcatgttgtctctctctctcttccctcacgacTCTCTCACTCTATCTGTCACTCTTCTTCTCCGTTCGAACaaaccaaccacaaaacaaccttaaacttccaccaacgacggagttaagaccaccatcaaactcttggaacctccacgatcacgatggtatccatttcaggtgAAACCAAGCTCGTaggaagcttagtgaggtcccaaggaagctcggagtacttcgttggaagtttttggacgtaagaacacggagatcgacaagttcaaagtttggccggagctttcgaggctttttccggcgaatccccggcgagttaggagtcgagtttccggcgacctccgaggctttcgaggaagtttccggccaaaccacggcgaactaggtgttgtgcaaggcgccgatcgtcatgacgccttggcgtattgtgctagggagttgtagggcgaactccaggtgagtgggcagttttgttttccgtatatatatatatatatacttgacgttttcccagaaattgaattagaatgaaattatgttttaaatgaaaggtaTATAGAATTATATGAAAACGTGAATTGAAAGGtcatgcatagaagtatatgaaatatatatggaaatgTAAATTGacttgccatgcatgaaatgatatgaaaagtatgaattgatatatgatgcatatgtatgaattagtgcggcggacgcacaggtaagtatcaggtgagtatttaattactgttatgatgatgttgatgtatattgagctcaaatcctgcaccatggtttagtgcttatagtattcaccgcatcgcacgctcgccttggatccaagtagatgctggtcgcacagtccacgcggagtgggtgcgacgggccagtcgtagagtgttaatgagatttcgactggtgggtgaccttagattatgtgcacatatgattgatgagaaagcactagag
This region of Malus domestica chromosome 07, GDT2T_hap1 genomic DNA includes:
- the LOC114825959 gene encoding shewanella-like protein phosphatase 2 — protein: MKEDAAPAAAAAEDSSFTSCKDVPNLLSSFVDTFVDFSVSGGLFLLPQTPNHPLPVSPQNHQNALTACHSSNDPLPLRPPLQTYYPPQDRLVAIGDLHGDLEKTKESLRLAKLVDPESGKWVGGSTTVVQIGDVLDRGGDEIKILYYLEKLKREAARCGGTVITMHGNHEIMNVEGDFRYVTRKGLDDFRVWADWYCIGNRMKSLCKGLEKPKDPFDGVPLGFKNVKEEFAHGFRARIAALRPSGPISSRFLSNNVAVLVVGDSVFVHGGLLGQHVSYGLEKINEELREWIHGLKGRIAPEYCRGANSVVWLRKFSHEYEDKCDCSALEHVLATIPGAKRMIMGHTIQEFGINGVCNERAIRIDVGMSKGCSNGLPEVLEIKGNSGLRILTSNPLYENKKKSTVRNEIPAFLPQGPKQVEVKA
- the LOC114825958 gene encoding proline-rich protein 4-like — protein: MQISVAFQGALLGLWFCFFAASFCYTNGETIEVAREQAAAKAFSELQKAEAAEVNEEEKFKVLPHKPFFKKPPLPKIPIVKKPFPPEPFFKKPLPPHIPIYKKPLPPPVPVFKIPPFKKPDYPPVPVVEVKPFLKKPFLPPLPKFKKPILPPIPVYKKPLPPPIPVYKKPFPHPVFKKPIPTFKKPPFPPHPFLGKPFPSIVP